A DNA window from Nitrospira sp. contains the following coding sequences:
- a CDS encoding Release factor glutamine methyltransferase (MaGe:77309088): MAALVMPELKTVGALVAWTRQSLAQAGISNAAQEAMWLLEHALAVRYHQLVSEAEQPVSSDAWARAEIVVARRVAREPLQYVLGTQEFCGLEFSVSPAVLIPRPETELLVRQVHDHVQARSDATIVDVGTGSGCIAIALATGLTKPRILAIDRSPDALVMAKSNAARHAVRDRIEWLEGDLLMPLQGQLSEGSVDVIVSNPPYISESDWAGLEPEVRIFEPRMALVGGTQGTEFHERLLHESREFLVPGGLLVMEIGASQGPMIRRLAGQIDGYAALRIIEDAAGIERVVVARRVE; the protein is encoded by the coding sequence ATGGCGGCTCTTGTCATGCCAGAGCTGAAAACCGTGGGCGCTCTTGTTGCGTGGACCCGGCAGTCTTTGGCGCAAGCCGGGATAAGCAATGCAGCACAGGAAGCGATGTGGCTGCTGGAGCACGCGCTTGCAGTGCGGTACCACCAGCTGGTGAGCGAGGCCGAGCAGCCTGTTTCCTCCGATGCCTGGGCTCGTGCCGAGATTGTCGTGGCGCGGCGAGTGGCTCGTGAACCGCTGCAATATGTGCTTGGTACGCAAGAGTTTTGCGGTCTCGAATTTTCCGTCAGTCCTGCCGTATTGATTCCACGCCCTGAGACGGAATTATTGGTCCGTCAGGTTCACGACCATGTGCAAGCTCGTTCCGATGCCACCATTGTCGATGTGGGAACGGGCTCCGGGTGCATCGCTATCGCATTAGCCACAGGTTTGACGAAGCCGCGCATCCTTGCGATCGACCGGTCTCCCGATGCGCTAGTGATGGCGAAGAGCAATGCGGCCAGACATGCGGTCCGCGACAGGATCGAATGGCTGGAGGGCGATCTGCTGATGCCGTTGCAGGGCCAGTTGTCTGAGGGCTCTGTTGACGTGATCGTCTCGAATCCTCCGTACATCTCCGAGTCGGATTGGGCTGGCTTGGAGCCTGAGGTGCGGATCTTCGAGCCGCGCATGGCGTTGGTCGGAGGCACGCAGGGAACGGAATTTCACGAACGGTTGCTGCATGAGTCCCGGGAGTTTCTCGTTCCTGGCGGGTTGCTGGTGATGGAGATTGGCGCGAGCCAAGGCCCGATGATTCGGCGGCTGGCTGGACAGATTGACGGATACGCGGCGCTTCGCATCATCGAAGATGCAGCGGGGATTGAACGGGTGGTCGTGGCTCGGCGAGTGGAATAG